One Drosophila subobscura isolate 14011-0131.10 chromosome U, UCBerk_Dsub_1.0, whole genome shotgun sequence DNA window includes the following coding sequences:
- the LOC117901380 gene encoding cullin-3-A isoform X2 produces MNLRGNPPKKEGKMRIRAFPASMDEKYVETIWASLKNAIQEIQKKNNSGLSFEQLYRNAYNMVLHKHGNRLYYGLREVVSEHLELKVRQEVLESLHSNFLPKLNQAWTDHQTSMVMIRDILMYMDRVYVQQREVDNVYNLGLILFRDQVVRHSEIQKALREKLLGMVMEERHGEAINHLAIKNACTMLITLGINSRTVYEEDFEKPFLAQSAAFYKFESQNFLAENNAGVYIKKVEARITEESSRAALYLDKDTEPRIVRVVEEELIKKHMRPIVEMENSGVVYMIKNSKTEDLACTYKLFSRLKEEGLKVIADTMSAYLREQGRMLVKEEENGNTNPITFVQNLLDLKDRFDQFLVHSFSNDRIFKNVISSDFEHFLNLNNKSPEYLSLFIDDKLKKGGKGMSEQEIESILDKTMVLFRFLLEKDVFERYYKTHLAKRLLLNKSVSDDFEKNMISKLKTECGCQFTSKLEGMFKDMSVSNTIMDEFKNYVNNNNLSLVGVELTVRILTTGFWPTQTATPNCNIPIAPREAFEIFKSFYLNKHSGRQLTLQPQMGTSYINAVFYGRKAADSDKDKDAPSSSSAGCTVPTTTRKHILQVSTYQMCVLLLFNNRDVLTYDDIQQETDIPGRELVRALQSLSMGKPAQRLLVRNSKTKTKEIEPTDEFYVNDAFVSKFHRVKIQTVAAKGESEPERKETRGKVDEDRKHEIEAAIVRIMKARKRMAHNLLVSDVTTQLKSRFLPSPVFIKKRIEGLIEREYLQRSPEDRKVYIYLA; encoded by the exons ATGAATCTAAGGGGAAATCCTCCCAAGAAGGAGGGAAAAATGCGCATACGCGCCTTTCCG GCATCAATGGACGAAAAATACGTGGAGACAATTTGGGCGAGCCTGAAGAATGCCATCCAGGAGATACAGAAGAAGAACAACTCGGGCCTGTCCTTCGAGCAACTGTATCGAAATGCCTACAACATGGTGCTCCACAAGCACGGCAATCGATTGTACTACGGACTTAGAGAAGTCGTCTCCGAGCACCTCGAGCTTAAAGTGCGCCAAGAGGTGCTGGAGAGCCTGCACAGCAATTTCCTACCCAAGCTGAACCAAGCCTGGACAGACCACCAGACTTCGATGGTGATGATACGCGACATACTCATGTATATGGACAGAGTTTATGTGCAGCAGCGGGAAGTGGACAATGTATATAATCTGGGATTGATTCTATTCAGAGATCAA GTTGTTCGCCATTCGGAAATACAGAAGGCTCTGCGCGAGAAACTGCTGGGCATGGTCATGGAAGAGCGGCATGGCGAGGCCATCAACCATTTGGCCATTAAGAATGCCTGCACCATGCTCATTACGCTGGGCATTAACTCGCGCACTGTCTACGAGGAGGACTTTGAGAAGCCCTTCCTGGCACAGTCTGCTGCCTTCTACAAATTTGAATCGCAAAACTTTCTTGCCGAGAACAACGCTGGCGTTTACATCAAGAAAGTGGAGGCACGCATCACCGAAGAGTCGTCGCGGGCTGCTCTTTATCTGGACAAGGACACGGAGCCACGTATTGTGAGAGTGGTGGAGGAAGAATTGATCAAGAAACACATGAGGCCGATCGTTGAAATGGAGAACTCTGGCGTGGTGTACATGATCAAGAACTCGAAGACCGAGGACCTGGCTTGCACATACAAACTGTTTTCACGCTTGAAGGAGGAGGGTCTCAAGGTGATAGCCGACACAATGTCGGCATATCTGCGCGAACAGGGACGCATGCTGgtcaaggaggaggaaaatggaaacacaAATCCCATAACATTTGTGCAAAACCTCCTCGATCTCAAAGATCGCTTCGATCAGTTTCTCGTGCACTCATTTAGCAACGATCGCATTTTCAAGAATGTCATCTCATCTGATTTCGAGCATTTCCTTAACTTGAACAACAAATCCCCGGAGTATTTGTCGCTCTTCATCGATGACAAACTGAAAAAAGGCGGCAAGGGT ATGAGCGAGCAGGAAATCGAATCCATTTTGGACAAGACAATGGTGCTGTTCCGGTTCCTGCTGGAGAAGGATGTCTTCGAGCGCTATTACAAGACACATCTGGCCAAGCGATTGCTGCTCAATAAATCAGTCTCAGATGATTTCGAAAAGAACATGATATCCAAACTAAAG ACTGAATGCGGCTGCCAATTTACCTCAAAGCTCGAGGGTATGTTCAAGGATATGTCCGTTTCCAACACGATAATGGATGAGTTCAAGAACTATGTAAATAACAACAACCTTTCTTTGGTGGGTGTCGAGCTGACGGTACGCATACTAACCACTGGATTCTGGCCCACTCAG ACAGCGACACCCAACTGCAACATACCTATAGCGCCACGCGAAGCCTTTGAGATATTCAAGAGCTTTTATCTAAACAAGCATTCGGGACGCCAGCTGACGTTACAACCGCAAATGG GAACCTCCTACATCAATGCTGTGTTCTATGGTCGCAAAGCTGCCGACAGCGACAAGGACAAAGATGCACCCAGCTCTAGTTCAGCCGGATGCACTGTGCCCACGACAACGCGCAAGCATATTCTGCAAGTGTCCACCTACCAG ATGTGTGTTTTGCTTCTGTTCAACAATCGCGATGTCCTCACCTACGACGACATTCAACAAGAGACAGACATACCCGGAAGAGAGCTGGTCAGAGCTCTCCAATCGCTGTCAATGGGCAAGCCAGCGCAGCGTTTGCTTGTGCGAAAttccaaaacgaaaacaaaggaaattgaGCCCACGGATGAGTTCTATGTGAATGACGCTTTTGTGTCAAAGTTCCACAG AGTAAAGATACAAACAGTGGCCGCCAAGGGCGAATCAGAGCCAGAGCGCAAGGAGACGCGCGGCAAGGTGGACGAGGACCGAAAGCACGAAATCGAAGCAGCCATTGTACGCATTATGAAGGCGCGCAAGCGAATGGCT CACAATTTGCTCGTTTCGGATGTGACGACGCAGCTGAAGTCGCGGTTCTTGCCCTCGCCCGTGTTCATCAAGAAGCGCATAGAAGGCCTCATCGAACGAGAATACCTACAGCGATCACCAGAGGACCGAAAGGTTTACATTTACTTGGCTTAA
- the LOC117901380 gene encoding cullin-3-A isoform X1 — protein sequence MHRRDPRLQPPEPLNNLNSNGRYHSRIAAGSNNIQVNIGEGGGGNAANDAVNRAHRTNAGHRHVRVLNIAAPHPQSVHFLQPSLSNSSRINRSPAQAAPVSPHESAGVSHLKEIEYKHPLWLPEYKRRAFNASMDEKYVETIWASLKNAIQEIQKKNNSGLSFEQLYRNAYNMVLHKHGNRLYYGLREVVSEHLELKVRQEVLESLHSNFLPKLNQAWTDHQTSMVMIRDILMYMDRVYVQQREVDNVYNLGLILFRDQVVRHSEIQKALREKLLGMVMEERHGEAINHLAIKNACTMLITLGINSRTVYEEDFEKPFLAQSAAFYKFESQNFLAENNAGVYIKKVEARITEESSRAALYLDKDTEPRIVRVVEEELIKKHMRPIVEMENSGVVYMIKNSKTEDLACTYKLFSRLKEEGLKVIADTMSAYLREQGRMLVKEEENGNTNPITFVQNLLDLKDRFDQFLVHSFSNDRIFKNVISSDFEHFLNLNNKSPEYLSLFIDDKLKKGGKGMSEQEIESILDKTMVLFRFLLEKDVFERYYKTHLAKRLLLNKSVSDDFEKNMISKLKTECGCQFTSKLEGMFKDMSVSNTIMDEFKNYVNNNNLSLVGVELTVRILTTGFWPTQTATPNCNIPIAPREAFEIFKSFYLNKHSGRQLTLQPQMGTSYINAVFYGRKAADSDKDKDAPSSSSAGCTVPTTTRKHILQVSTYQMCVLLLFNNRDVLTYDDIQQETDIPGRELVRALQSLSMGKPAQRLLVRNSKTKTKEIEPTDEFYVNDAFVSKFHRVKIQTVAAKGESEPERKETRGKVDEDRKHEIEAAIVRIMKARKRMAHNLLVSDVTTQLKSRFLPSPVFIKKRIEGLIEREYLQRSPEDRKVYIYLA from the exons ATGCACAGGCGGGATCCCCGACTGCAGCCGCCGGAACCTCTGAACAATCTAAACAGTAATGGCCGTTACCACAGCCGCATTGCTGCTGGCTCCAATAACATCCAAGTGAACATTGGagaaggcggcggcggcaatgcAGCAAATGATGCAGTTAACCGAGCTCATCGTACCAATGCAGGACACCGTCACGTTCGTGTCCTCAATATAGCTGCGCCGCATCCTCAGTCCGTGCATTTTCTGCAGCCAAGCCTttcaaacagcagcagaatcaacCGATCACCGGCTCAGGCAGCACCTGTTTCGCCCCACGAGAGTGCAGGCGTTTCGCatttgaaggaaatcgaataCAAGCATCCGCTCTGGCTGCCAGAGTACAAGCGCAGAGCCTTCAAC GCATCAATGGACGAAAAATACGTGGAGACAATTTGGGCGAGCCTGAAGAATGCCATCCAGGAGATACAGAAGAAGAACAACTCGGGCCTGTCCTTCGAGCAACTGTATCGAAATGCCTACAACATGGTGCTCCACAAGCACGGCAATCGATTGTACTACGGACTTAGAGAAGTCGTCTCCGAGCACCTCGAGCTTAAAGTGCGCCAAGAGGTGCTGGAGAGCCTGCACAGCAATTTCCTACCCAAGCTGAACCAAGCCTGGACAGACCACCAGACTTCGATGGTGATGATACGCGACATACTCATGTATATGGACAGAGTTTATGTGCAGCAGCGGGAAGTGGACAATGTATATAATCTGGGATTGATTCTATTCAGAGATCAA GTTGTTCGCCATTCGGAAATACAGAAGGCTCTGCGCGAGAAACTGCTGGGCATGGTCATGGAAGAGCGGCATGGCGAGGCCATCAACCATTTGGCCATTAAGAATGCCTGCACCATGCTCATTACGCTGGGCATTAACTCGCGCACTGTCTACGAGGAGGACTTTGAGAAGCCCTTCCTGGCACAGTCTGCTGCCTTCTACAAATTTGAATCGCAAAACTTTCTTGCCGAGAACAACGCTGGCGTTTACATCAAGAAAGTGGAGGCACGCATCACCGAAGAGTCGTCGCGGGCTGCTCTTTATCTGGACAAGGACACGGAGCCACGTATTGTGAGAGTGGTGGAGGAAGAATTGATCAAGAAACACATGAGGCCGATCGTTGAAATGGAGAACTCTGGCGTGGTGTACATGATCAAGAACTCGAAGACCGAGGACCTGGCTTGCACATACAAACTGTTTTCACGCTTGAAGGAGGAGGGTCTCAAGGTGATAGCCGACACAATGTCGGCATATCTGCGCGAACAGGGACGCATGCTGgtcaaggaggaggaaaatggaaacacaAATCCCATAACATTTGTGCAAAACCTCCTCGATCTCAAAGATCGCTTCGATCAGTTTCTCGTGCACTCATTTAGCAACGATCGCATTTTCAAGAATGTCATCTCATCTGATTTCGAGCATTTCCTTAACTTGAACAACAAATCCCCGGAGTATTTGTCGCTCTTCATCGATGACAAACTGAAAAAAGGCGGCAAGGGT ATGAGCGAGCAGGAAATCGAATCCATTTTGGACAAGACAATGGTGCTGTTCCGGTTCCTGCTGGAGAAGGATGTCTTCGAGCGCTATTACAAGACACATCTGGCCAAGCGATTGCTGCTCAATAAATCAGTCTCAGATGATTTCGAAAAGAACATGATATCCAAACTAAAG ACTGAATGCGGCTGCCAATTTACCTCAAAGCTCGAGGGTATGTTCAAGGATATGTCCGTTTCCAACACGATAATGGATGAGTTCAAGAACTATGTAAATAACAACAACCTTTCTTTGGTGGGTGTCGAGCTGACGGTACGCATACTAACCACTGGATTCTGGCCCACTCAG ACAGCGACACCCAACTGCAACATACCTATAGCGCCACGCGAAGCCTTTGAGATATTCAAGAGCTTTTATCTAAACAAGCATTCGGGACGCCAGCTGACGTTACAACCGCAAATGG GAACCTCCTACATCAATGCTGTGTTCTATGGTCGCAAAGCTGCCGACAGCGACAAGGACAAAGATGCACCCAGCTCTAGTTCAGCCGGATGCACTGTGCCCACGACAACGCGCAAGCATATTCTGCAAGTGTCCACCTACCAG ATGTGTGTTTTGCTTCTGTTCAACAATCGCGATGTCCTCACCTACGACGACATTCAACAAGAGACAGACATACCCGGAAGAGAGCTGGTCAGAGCTCTCCAATCGCTGTCAATGGGCAAGCCAGCGCAGCGTTTGCTTGTGCGAAAttccaaaacgaaaacaaaggaaattgaGCCCACGGATGAGTTCTATGTGAATGACGCTTTTGTGTCAAAGTTCCACAG AGTAAAGATACAAACAGTGGCCGCCAAGGGCGAATCAGAGCCAGAGCGCAAGGAGACGCGCGGCAAGGTGGACGAGGACCGAAAGCACGAAATCGAAGCAGCCATTGTACGCATTATGAAGGCGCGCAAGCGAATGGCT CACAATTTGCTCGTTTCGGATGTGACGACGCAGCTGAAGTCGCGGTTCTTGCCCTCGCCCGTGTTCATCAAGAAGCGCATAGAAGGCCTCATCGAACGAGAATACCTACAGCGATCACCAGAGGACCGAAAGGTTTACATTTACTTGGCTTAA